Part of the Microbulbifer salipaludis genome is shown below.
CGCCTACGTGCCCCTCGACGAGGCGCTGTCCCGCGTGGTCATCGATTTCTCCGGTCGCCCCGGTCTCACCATGAACGTGCCCTTTACCCAGAAACGCATCGGCAACTTCGACACCGAGCTGTTCTATGAATTCTTCCAGGGCTTCGTCAATCACGCCCTGGTGACCCTGCACATCGACTGCATCCGCGGCTTCAACGCCCACCACCAGATCGAGACCGTGTTCAAGGCCTTCGGCCGCGCCCTGCGCATGGCCCTGACCCCGGACCCGCGGATGGAAGGCGCCATGCCCTCCACCAAAGGCGTGCTGTAAGGCGGGAGCGAAGATGCAAAAGATCGTCGTCCTCGACTACGGCATGGGCAACCTCCACTCCGTCGCCAGCGCCCTGCAAAAAGTCGCTCCCGCTGATGAAGTGGTGCTCGCCACCACGCCTGAACAAGCCGAAGGCGCTGACCGCCTGATCGTCCCCGGCGTCGGCGCCATCCGCGACTGTATGGAAGGCTTCATCCGCCCGGGCTTCGTGCCGCTGCTGAACCGGTGTGTCGAATCGGGCATGCCGATTCTCGGCATCTGCGTGGGCATGCAGATCATGATGGCGAGCAGTGAAGAAAATGGCGGCGTCGACTGCCTGGGTATCTTCCCGCAGCCGGCAAAGTTTTTCGGCAAGGACCTGTACGAAAATGGCCAGCATTTAAAAGTCCCGCATATGGGCTGGAACCGGGTGCAGCAAGCCATCGACCACCCCATGTGGCGCAACATCGAAAACGGCAGCCGTTTCTATTTTGTGCACAGCTACTATGTGCCCGCGGAAGACAATGAAGCCGTTGCTGGCATCACCGACTATGGTGTGCAGTTCGCCGCGGCAGTGACCCACAACAATATCTTTGCCACCCAGTTCCACCCGGAAAAGAGTGCGGATGCGGGTATGCAGCTGTTGAAAAATTTTGTCGATTGGAACGGTGCTGCTTAAGAGCGCCGGCCGGCGAAGTAAATAACTAGATGCGAAGGCAGGGTGCCGGGTAAGTCTTTTCAAAAGCGTCGGCAACAGGGATGTTGCCGACGCAGCGTACAGGGATGTATTCACAGCGGTTTTGAAAAGACTTACCCGGTGCCCTGCCGCCACCGGGCCTGAAACTAACCGGGGCCCCGAAACAGGAAGTTAACCAAAATGATCGTAATCCCAGCCATTGATCTGAAAGACGGCGAGTGCGTGCGCCTGCGCCAGGGTGAAATGGAAGACGCTACTGTCTTCTCCGACGACCCCGTCGCCACCGCCGAACACTGGCTCAGCCAGGGCGCCAAGCGCCTGCATATCGTCGACCTGAACGGCGCCTTTGCCGGCAACCCCGTCAACGGCGACGCCGTCAACGCCATCGCCCGCCAGTTCCCGCAGTTTCCGATCCAGATCGGCGGCGGCATCCGCGACCTTAAAACCATCGAGTGGTACCTCGAAGCCGGCGTGCAGTGGACCATCATCGGCACCGCGGCGGTGAAAAACCCGAAACTGGTCAAGGAAGCCTGCCGGGAATTCGAAGGCCATATCATCGTCGGCCTCGATGCCAAAGACGGACTCGTCGCCACCGAAGGCTGGGCCGAAGTCTCCGATGTGCAGGCCACCGAGCTCGCCAAGGAATTCCAGGACTGTGGTGTCAGCGCCATCGTTTACACCGACATCGCCCGCGACGGCATGATGCAGGGCGTCAACCTCGAATCTACCATGGACCTCGCCCGCGCGGTGCAGATCCCCATCATCGCCTCCGGCGGTGTCAGCTGCATCGAAGATATCGAAAAACTGCTCGCCGCTGGCGATGACAAAACCGAAATCTTCGGTGCCATCACCGGGCGTGCGATTTACGAAGACAAGCTCGACCTGCAAAAAGCACAACAGCTGTGCGACAGCTGGAACAAGTAACTGAAATAAGGAACCGGGACAACAGCATGGGCCTCGCCAAACGCATAATCCCCTGTCTCGACGTCGACGCCGGCCGGGTGGTCAAGGGCGTGAATTTTGTCGACATCCGCGATGCCGGTGACCCGGTGGAGGTCGCCCGGCGCTACAACGAAGCCGGTGCCGATGAAGTCACCTTCCTGGATATCACCGCCACCCACGAGGGCCGCGATACCACACTGCACACCGTGGAAAAAATGGCCTCTGAGGTGTTTATCCCCCTGACCGTGGGCGGCGGGGTGCGCGAATTGCAGGATATCCGCAACCTGCTAAACGCCGGCGCGGACAAGACTGCGATCAATTCCGCTGCGGTGTTCAACCCGGACTTTGTGCGCGAGGCCGCCGATCGTTTCGGCAGCCAGTGCATCGTCGTTGCCATTGATGCCAAGCAGGTTGGTAATCACAAAGAGCCGAAGTGGGAAATCTTCACCCACGGCGGACGCAAGCCGACCGGCATCGACGCGGTGGAGTGGGCGAAGAAAATGGACAGCTTTGGTGCTGGGGAAATCCTGCTGACTAGCATGGATCGCGATGGCACCAAAAACGGTTTTGACCTGGCCCTGACCCGCGCCATCTCCGACGCGGTGTCGGTACCTGTCATCGCCTCCGGTGGTGTGGGTAATCTGCAACACCTGGCCGACGGCGTGCTCAAGGGTGGTGCCGATGCCGTGCTTGCGGCGAGTATTTTCCATTTCGGTGAATACACCGTGGCCGAAGCCAAGGCGTTTATGCAGAACGCGGGTATTGAAATGCGACTTTAACTCGCGAGTGCGTACGGCCCGCTTATAGTTTTTGCGTGCCGCGCCAACGGCGTGCGCGCAGGCTGCCAAACGGACGCACGTTGCCGGTGTATTTGTTGAGGGGGTTGAGGAATTTGTCTACGGCCTTTTCGGCTTCTTCGCGACAGGCGTAGGGGCCGAAGGTCTTGCCGCCGCGGACGGTGAAGTACCAATCGTCGTCCAGTTTGAAGAAGCGGTCTGCTCGGGGAGGGATAGACTCTCCTTTTTCGCCACGACGATACTGCTGCATGACAACCTCGCTAATACCTCTGTAACGACTTCTTACTACCGTCCCGCCAATGCCAGCGGTAACAGCACACCCAGTTAAAAGCCTAGCCAATAACCGGGTGTCACTCCCTGTAATTACCGGGATTTACAGGTCTTCGGCGCGAATTTGTGCCACCTGATCTTTCGCTTTCGGTGCACTGCTTTCTTCAGTGCCCGTGGGTGTGCGACGTACATAGAGATTCAGGCCCTTGAGCACATTCAGTGCTTCAAACACCTGGTTGTCACGGCTGTACCAGTCGTCCTGCTTGGCCTTGGCCCGCTTGCGATCTTCCGAGCCGCTTTCGGCACCGCCGTTGCCGTTACCCAGGTGCCCGGCCAGATCCGCTTCGGTGGTGCGTGCGCGGCCGTCCAGGCGGGTAACCTGCACTCTTTCAACGGTGATATCGGGCTTGATGCCCTGGGCCTGAATGGAGCGCCCCTTGGGGGTGAAATAGAGGGCGGTGGTGAGTTTGATCGCGCGATCCTGGTTGATCGGGATAACGGTCTGCACCGAGCCCTTGCCGAAACTGTCGGTGCCCATGACCACCGCGCGGCGGTGGTCTTGCAGTGCGCCGGCGACAATTTCCGCGGCGGAGGCAGAGCCGTCGTTGATCAAAACCACCAGCGGTGCGCCGTTGGTGACATCGCCGGCACTGGCGGAGTAGCGCAAGTTGGACGAGTCATTGCGGCCCTCGGTGTAAACCACTAGCCCTTCCTCAAGGAACGCATCCACCACTTCCACCGAGGATTGCAGCACGCCGCCGGGGTTGTTGCGCAGGTCGACCACCAGCCCTTTCAGTTCGCCCTTTTTCTTCAGCTTTTTCATGGCGCGCATCAGGTCGCCGCCGGTGTCCATCTGGAACTGACTGATCCGCAGGTAGCCGTAACCGTCTTCGAGCATCTCGCCGCGCACACTGTATACGCGCACCTTGTCGCGCTTGACGGTGACATCGAAGGGCTCCTTGTGGCCCTTGCGGCCGATGGTCAGGGTGACCGAGGAGCCCACCGGGCCGCGCATTTTATCCACCGCCTCGTCCAGGCTTACCCCGCGCATGGATTTGCCCGACAGGCGCAGGATCACATCACCGGCGCGCAGTCCGGCGCGGGCGGCAGGTGTGTCGTCCATCGGGGTAATGATGGTGATGTAGTCGTCTTCGATACCCACCTCGATACCGAGGCCGGCGAATTCACCGGTGGTGTTGGCCTGCAGGTCGTCGAACGAGCGGCTGTCGAGGTAGGCGGAGTGCGGGTCCAGCCCCTGCAGCATGCCCTTGATGGCGTATTCCAGCAGGGTGCTGTCGTCGACTTCATTGACGTAGCCCTGACGGATCTGTTCGAACACTTTGGCAAAGCTGCGCAGGTCTTCCAGCGGCAGTCGGGATTCGGCTTCCTGGACCGCGCGCACGGCGCTGTTGTCCTGGTCGCCCTGGCTGAGTCCCATCAGCGGAAGAGCGGCGAGAGCGGCGGCGCCAATCAGGCGGGCCAGTGTTTTGGTGGTGAACATCATCTGCACGTCCTTGGCATTTATCGTTACTGTCCATGAAGAATTGTAGACCCGGCACTCCCGTGAGGTTTGAACTTGGCGGGGAAACGAACTGGCGTGTGTTGCGCAGGGATAAAAACGCAGCGGGGAGTGTGGTAGGGCAGCATCGCCTGTTTTGCGGGCTTGGTTATGGACGTGGTGGCGGGCTTAGCCCCTGCACCACACCGTGGGGTCCTGCGGCTTGCCGCGGTGGCGGATTTCGAAATAGAGCCCGGCCTGGCTGAGACCGCCGGTATTACCCACCTTGGCGATGGTATCGCCGCGCTCCACCCACTCGCCGATAGCGCGGGTGAGGGACTGGTTGTGGCCATACAGGCTCATGTAACCATCGCCATGGTCGAGGATGATCAGCATGCCCTGGCCGCGCAGGTAGTCGGCAAAGACCACGCGCCCCCGGTGAATCGCCTTGACCGGTGTGCCCTCGTTGGCACGCAGGGTGACGCCGGTCCAGGTGATGCCATTGGCGCGGCGCTGGCCAAAGGCGTTGGCGCGACGGCCGCTGGTGGGCCACTGCATGCGCCCGCGTTGCTTGGCGAATGGGGTCTGGTCGCTGGGGTTGATCAGGCTGGCAATGGCGCGGCCCACTTCGTCTACCAGGCGTTGCAGGCGGCTGCGGTCGCTGTGCAGCTGGTTCAGTTCGCCGCTCTTGCTGGCGAGCTGCCGGGCGAGCTTGTCGAGGGTGCGCTGGCGATTCTGTTGTGCACTCACCAGCGCGCGGCGTTTTTCTTCCAGCTGGCTGCGTTCGTGGGCCAGGGTGTCCTGTTCGCGCTGGATGCCGGCGCTGACGGTGGAGAGCTGGTCGAGGGTGGAGACGTAATCGCCGATGACGCGATTGCGTTGTTTGAGGAAGTAGTCGTGATAGCGGAGCTGGCGGGCGATGTGCTGGGGGTCTTGCTGGTTGAGGAGCAGCTTGATCTGCTCCTGGCGACCGAGTCGGTAAGCGGCGGCGACTTCCTGCTCGACCCGCCGCTGCATACTTCGCCGGGATTCTTCCAGCTGCTGCTCTTCTTTCTTCAGCTCCTGCAGTTTTTCGCCGCGGCTCTGCATGTCGGCTTTGATCTTGTCGATCCGCTGCAGAAGTTCCGAGATGTCCTTTTCGTTGGACTCCAGGTCCTTGAGCAACTGGTCGCGGTCACTTTTTACCTGGTTAAGTTCCTGCTGCAGGGCCTCGATGCGCTGCTTGATCTCCGCGAGCCGCGCCTGCTGTTCTTCGTCCGCCGCCTGCGCGAAGCAGGCGGGGACCAGAAGCAGAGACGACAGCAGGGCTGCAATAACGACGGCAGATATGTTCATGGAGATGGTTCTACCTCGCGGGACTGGCCCGGGTTAGTTCACTTTTACCAGCGGCTCACCGCTCATTTCCACCGGCTGCGGCAGGCCCATCAGCGCCAGCATGGTGGGCGCTACATCCGCCAGGCTGCCACCATCGCGCATGGTGACCTCGCGCTCACCGATGTACACAAAGGGCACCGGCAGGGTCGAGTGCTGGGTGCTCACCTGGCCGGAGCCCGCATCGTACATCTCTTCCACGTTGCCGTGGTCGGCGGTGATCAGCACCTCGCCACCGGCCGCCAGTGCGGCTTTGGTCACGCGGTCCACGCACACATCCAGGGCTTCCACCGCTTTGACGGCGGCCTCGAACACACCGGTGTGGCCCACCATGTCGCCGTTGGCGTAGTTGCAGATGATGGCGTCGAACTTGCCGCTCTCGATGGCTTCCACCAGCTTGTCGGTCACTTCCGGCGCGCTCATTTCCGGCTGCAGGTCGTAGGTGGCCACATCCGGAGACTGAATCAAAACGCGTTCTTCGCCATTGTAGGGCGCTTCGCGGCCACCGCTAAAGAAGAAGGTCACATGGGCGTATTTTTCTGTTTCGGCGATACGCAGCTGGGTCTTGTTCTGCGACTGCAGATATTCGCCAAAGGTGTTCACCAGGTTTTCCGGCGGGAAGGCGCAGCTGGCGTCGATGTCGGCGGCGTATTCCGTGGTCATCACAAAATCCGCCAGCTTCGGGGTGGCGGCACGCGGGAAACCGTCGAAGTCAGGGTCGGTGAAGGCGCGGGTCAGCTGGCGCGCGCGGTCCGGGCGGAAGTTCATGAACACCATCGCGTCGCCGTCATTTACCGGCGCCGGTGCGCCGATACGGGTGGGGGCCACAAATTCGTCGTTCTCGTCCCGTGCGTAGGCAGCCTCGAGGCCGGCGAGGGCGGAATCCGCCGTGTGCTCGGCCACGCCCTGGGTGATCAGGTCGTACACCGGCTGCACGCGGTCCCAGCGGTTATCGCGGTCCATGGCAAAGTAGCGGCCGCTGATGCTGGCAATGTGCGCGTTGCCCAGGGCATCGCACACCTGGGTGAGGCGCGCCAGCGGGGTTTCCGCACTGCGCGGAGCGGTATCGCGGCCATCGGTAAACGCGTGAATGTAAACCGCCCTGGCACCGCGCTGGGCGGCGAGGGTCGCCATGGCAACGATGTGGTCATCGTGACTGTGTACGCCGCCGTCCGACAGCAGGCCCATGATGTGCACGGCGCCGTTGTTGGCAATCGCCTTGTCGACCGCCGCGGTATAGGCCGGGTTGGTGAAGAAGTCGCCGTCCTTGATCGCCTTGTTGATGCGGGTGAAGTTCTGGTACACCACGCGGCCGGCGCCGAGGGTCATGTGGCCCACTTCCGAGTTGCCCATTTGTCCTTCTGGCAGGCCCACTGCCATACCGGAGGTGTGGATCAGGGTCTTCGGGCGGCTGGCCCAGATCTGGTCCCAAACCGGGCTCTTGGCCGCGGCAATGGCGTTGTGCTCCGCGTGCTCACTGTGGCCGAAGCCATCCAGAATCAGCAGTACCAGCGGGCGTTTGGGCGAAGTCTCGGATGCCATGGGATCGGAATTCCTGTATTGGGTTGCGTGGAATATCGTTCGGCGTCGGTGCCAGGGGACGGAACTCGCGCGGGAGTTTTACCGCAGGTGGCGGATTTTAACCTGTTTCCAGGCTCCGGGTCAGTAATTGAGCCTGTTTTGCCGGCGTGGCAGCGCCGGCGCGCGGTGAAATTGCTGATTAAGAATTGGCCATCATCGTGTATACTGCGCCACCTTCAAACCGCCGGACTGCATGTGGTGCACAGGGGCTTTCCCGTTGCCGTACAATACCCGGCCAAACGTGACCGACTGCTGCGTCAGTGGTCCCATTTAAAACAACAATTGTGAATTTCTGGGGGCGAAGTGGATTTTTTCGTCTTTATCAGCGAGCAGTGGCTGCTGGTGAGTCTGTTGGTAGCGCTGATTTACGTGCTGGCGATTACCGAACGTATCAAGGCGGGCAAGCCCGCGTCCGCGAATGAGGCCACGCGCCTGATCAACTCTGAGGATGCCCGCGTGGTGGACCTGCGCGACCGCTCGGACTTCGTTGCCGGACATATTGTGGATGCCATCCATATCCCGCACAGCGAGGTCGAGAAGCGCATTGGCGAACTGGCACCCTATAAAGAAAAGACGCTGATCCTGGCCGACAAGATGGGCCAGCACGCGGGACCGGTGGGCCGCCAGCTGAAGAAGGCGGGCTACAACGTGCGCCGCCTCGAGGGCGGTATGTCCGAGTGGTCGAATCAGAAGCTGCCGCTGGTCAAAGGCTGATTCGTCGCCCTGAAACCATTCGTCAGAGAAGCCAAGAGGTTATTCGGTTGTGAAAGAAGTTGTTATCTACACCACCCGCTTCTGCCCCTTCTGCGTGCGCGCAAAGTACCTGCTGGACAACAAGAACGTCCCCTATACGGAGATTTCCGTGGACGGCGACCGCGCCCTGCGCGCGGAGATGACCGCCAAGGCAGGGCGCCATACGGTGCCGCAGATCTGGATCGGCGATCACCATGTGGGTGGCTGCGATGAGCTGATGGCTATCGAGCGCAGCGGCCAGCTGGATCAACTGCTGGCGTGAGGCCCGCCGCGGGCTCAAGAATTTTCCGTGACGTGCCTTGAAAGGGTATTTCGAGGCCCCCATAAGTAAGACCCATACAGGGAGTCTTTCTATCAGGGAAGGCAGTCAATAATCTATTTTTTACGACAGGCAGTGACATGGCTGAAGAACAAAACGGCGCAGCAGTAAACGGCGACGCACAACAAGTCCAATTCGCAATGCAGCGCATCTACCTGAAAGACCTCTCTTTCGAGACGCCGATGGGTGCCGAGGTTTTCAAGAAGCAGTGGAAACCGGAAGTTAATCAGGAACTGAACACCAAGACCGCCAAGATCGATGAAGATCTGTACGAAGTGGCGCTGACCCTGACCATCACCGTCAAGATCGAGAACGAGACGGCATTCCTGGTCGAAGTTCAGCAGGCCGGCCTGTTCGGTATCAAAGGTCTGGAAGGCCAGCAGCTGGCTCAGGCGCTGAACACTGCCTGCCCGAACATCCTGTTCCCCTACGCCCGCGAAGTGGTGGACAACGTTGTGACCAAGGGTTCCTTCCCGGCCCTGATGCTGCCGCCGATCAACTTCGACGCCCTGTTTGCCGCTGCCATGCAGCAGGCACAACAGCAGGCCGAGCAAGGCGCAGAGAAAACCGACGCAGACGCATAAGGCGCGGTTGTTTCAGAAAAAGGCTCCTTCGGGAGCCTTTTTTGTGTCTGACGTAATGGTCTGAGACTTTGCATTCCAGTAAGTTGGGCGGTCTTTTGTTGAATAAATGAGCTTGATGCGAAGGTTCTGATAGCCGGTGCGCATTTACGAGACCTTCCGCGAGAGGGACCTCGCGGAAGAGCCCCCAGGGATGGGTTGAGGGGGGGCGCCTAGCTCGTGTCTCGTAAATGCGCACCGGCTAGCAGGGCCGCCACGGGCAATCTTACGGAGTACCTGTCCGATGAACTGGGACCTACCAGCCCCTTTCACTTATATAGTCCGCGTGGAACCGGAACACGTTGACGGCCTGCACCACGCCAACAACGCCGAATACGTGCGCTGGTGCGAACGCGCCGCCTGGCTGCACAGCAAGGAACTCGGGCTGGATGTCACCCATTACCAGTCATTGGATCGCGGAATGGCCATTCGGCAGGCCGAGTACGACTATATACTGGCCGCCAGAGAGGGCGATGAGCTGCGCATTGGCACCTGGCTGACCATGGTCGACGGCCGCCTCAATATGACCCGTAAGTTCCAGGTGTACCGCGCCAGTGACGAGGCCCTGGTGCTTCGCGCCAGCTGGCAGATGGTGTGCATCGAGCTCTCCAGCGGCAAGCCCAAACGCATGCCGCAAACCTTCAAGGACATCTACTGCCCAGCCGTGGTTGAGCGCCCAAATACTCCGTAGGGTGGATAAGCGCAGCGCATCCACCTTCCCGACAGCCTCAAATATGGTAGATACGCTGCGCTTATCTACCCTACAAGAAAGACTTTGCCGGGAGCCTCAATATGTCTGAAGTCAACACCCTCACCAAAAACACCGGCGCCCTCAAAGGCAAAACCATTTTCATTACCGGTGCCAGCCGGGGTATCGGCCGCGCCATAGCGCTCAAATGTGCCGCGGACGGTGCCAACATTGCCATTGCCGCGAAATCCGCCGAGCCGCACCCCAAGCTGCCCGGGACCATCTTCACCGTGGCCAAGGAAATCGAAGCCGCCGGCGGGGTCGCCCTGCCCATGCAGGTGGATGTGCGCAACGAGGAGCAGGTGGCGGAGGCGATCAAGAAAACCACCGACACCTTTGGTGGCATCGATGGCGTGATCAACAATGCCGGTGCCATCAACCTCACCAGCGTCGAGGCCACGCCCCCCAAGCGCTACGACCTGATGATGGACGTGAATGCCCGCGCGGTGTACCTGACCGCGCACCTGGCAATCCCCTACCTCAAGAAGTCCCCCTGCGGGCATATTCTCAGCCTGTCTCCACCGCTGAATCTCGAGCCGCGCTGGCTCGGCCCGTTCGCCCCCTATGCGCTGTCCAAGTTCGGTATGACGATTCTGAGTATGGGGCTGGCGGCGGAGCTGCAGAAGAGTAAGGTCAGCGTGGCGACCCTGTGGCCCCGCACCCTGGTGGCCACCGCGGCGATTGAGTTTGCGGTGGGCAGCCGGGAAATGTTCGAGCAGAGCCGCAAGCCCATCGTGATGGCGGATGCCGCCTACGAGGTGCTGATCACCGACAACCAGGGCCTGAACGGTGCCCAGTTGATCGACGAGACGCTGCTACACGAACGGGGGGTGGAAGATTTCACGCAATATGCGCACAATCCCGCCAAGGCCGGTGAACTGGCAGTGGATCTGTTTCTCGATCCCTGACGTACCCAGGCCAGATACCGTGGTAATTGGGGGGATGTTGTGGACAAGAGTGACCTGGAAGACTTTCGCGGTGCGATGGGCGAGCTGGGGGATGTTAAGCCACTGTCCCCCCGACAGCGCGAGAGCGCCTTGCGCAAAACCACCAAAGACCCGCTCAACCAGCGCGCGCGGCGCGAATCTGCAACCGCCCAGACCTACCGGGAGCTCAACCCCCTGGGGGGCGAATTTGTCGAGCCGGTGGAGCCGTTCGATCCCATTGAATTCAAGCGCGACGGCGTGCAGAACGGCGTGTACCGCAATCTCCGTCTCGGTAAATACACCGTGGATGCGCGCCTGGACCTGCACAACCACACCGTGGAAATGGCCCGCAGTGCGCTGTATCAGTTTGTGCGGGACTGTGTGGAGGCGGATGTGCGCTGTGCGTTGATCACCCACGGCAAGGGTGAGGGGCGCAAGTCCCCGGCGATGCTGAAAAGCTGCGTGAATGCCTGGCTGCCACAGTTGCAAGAAGTGCTCGCGTTTCACAGTGCGCAGAAGCAGCACGGCGGTCTCGGCGCGACGTATATCCTGCTGCGCAAAAGTGAGCGCAAGCGCCAGCAGAACCTGGAGCAGCACCAGCGCCGCTCGCGCCCCTGAAGCGACGCCCTATCCAATCAAAACCTGTTCAGGCAGCCCCGGAGGCTGCCTTTTTTGTGGTGCCGGCGGCAGTCTACTGGGCGTGTTTGTCTCCGGCCTGCTTGAACTCCAGGCGGGTGCCATCGTCGCCTTCCAGTACCAGTCGGTTACCGTGGGTGTGGGCGTGCGTCGCACGCGGCAGGGCCAGCAAAAAATCCTTTTCCAGCTCGCTGCTGTCACGGCGGCCAGCCATGCGCGTGGTTCTCGGTGGCTTGAGCCACTGGATGGCCCCGTTGTCGCGCAGCTGGAATTTGCCCAGGTAGGGGTTGGAGCCGGCGCTGCCGCGCACGACCCCCAGCTTGTCGCAGCCGAGGTAGGGGCGGTCGCGCCACATTTTTTTCCACAGCATGCTCGGTTTGTGCTCGCGGCCGTCCACGGTCAGGCTATCCAGTAGCCACTCGCGGTCACAGATGGGGTCGCTGCCGGTATCGGTCATGGCGGAGGGGGTGGTGTCGTGGCTGCTGCAGCCACTCAGAGCCAGCAACAGGAATGCCAGCGCGAGGGAGCCAGCGCCGGCAATACTGGTGCGGGCGAAGGCGCGTTGTGGCTGCGGGATCAGGCGGTGCATGTCATCCATCCGGTGGCCTTTTGCGCCATTTAACACCAATCGGCAAAAGCTGTCTGTGACCGATCCGATCTATTCGGCACCTGCCGGGCGCAGTGGTGGTGCAGGGTGGCGAATGCGCTTAGCCACCCGCCTTGACGTATTCGATATAGATGTCGCCGGAAGCGTCGCGCAGGATCAGGCGGCCGCCACCGCTTTTGACGAAGGCCTGGCGCGTGCCCGACAGGGCGCGCAGGTACTGGGTTTCCTGCTCCATCAGCTGGGGTGGGCCGGCCATTTTGGTGGAGGCGAAACTGGCGGTATCCCACAGGATCTGGCCATTGGCGGTGATCTGCATGGCGCCGCGGTAGGTGTTGATGCCGCTTTTGCCCATGGATTCGCCATCGCTGTTACACAGGAAGGTGAACTCTTGCGGCTGGTCGACCGGTACTGCCTGGCCGTTGATGCGCAGCAGGCGCATTTCCCACTTGTCGCCGCAGACACTGGTGATGGAGCCGGGGCTCTGGGTGGGCCCGGACTCCTTGCTGTCCATGTTCATACAGCCAGCAATCACGATGGCGAGGCCGGTAAGCCACGCCGGGACCACTTTATTGATACCGTTTCGGATCATTCCTTTTGCTCCCTGTTCCTGCTCCCTGCGTGCAGATAGATCAAGCTTAGACAGCTGCGGGTTTTGCGAGAGGACAGCGGCGCCAG
Proteins encoded:
- the secB gene encoding protein-export chaperone SecB, whose amino-acid sequence is MAEEQNGAAVNGDAQQVQFAMQRIYLKDLSFETPMGAEVFKKQWKPEVNQELNTKTAKIDEDLYEVALTLTITVKIENETAFLVEVQQAGLFGIKGLEGQQLAQALNTACPNILFPYAREVVDNVVTKGSFPALMLPPINFDALFAAAMQQAQQQAEQGAEKTDADA
- a CDS encoding acyl-CoA thioesterase — its product is MNWDLPAPFTYIVRVEPEHVDGLHHANNAEYVRWCERAAWLHSKELGLDVTHYQSLDRGMAIRQAEYDYILAAREGDELRIGTWLTMVDGRLNMTRKFQVYRASDEALVLRASWQMVCIELSSGKPKRMPQTFKDIYCPAVVERPNTP
- a CDS encoding SDR family oxidoreductase codes for the protein MSEVNTLTKNTGALKGKTIFITGASRGIGRAIALKCAADGANIAIAAKSAEPHPKLPGTIFTVAKEIEAAGGVALPMQVDVRNEEQVAEAIKKTTDTFGGIDGVINNAGAINLTSVEATPPKRYDLMMDVNARAVYLTAHLAIPYLKKSPCGHILSLSPPLNLEPRWLGPFAPYALSKFGMTILSMGLAAELQKSKVSVATLWPRTLVATAAIEFAVGSREMFEQSRKPIVMADAAYEVLITDNQGLNGAQLIDETLLHERGVEDFTQYAHNPAKAGELAVDLFLDP
- the smrA gene encoding DNA endonuclease SmrA, yielding MGELGDVKPLSPRQRESALRKTTKDPLNQRARRESATAQTYRELNPLGGEFVEPVEPFDPIEFKRDGVQNGVYRNLRLGKYTVDARLDLHNHTVEMARSALYQFVRDCVEADVRCALITHGKGEGRKSPAMLKSCVNAWLPQLQEVLAFHSAQKQHGGLGATYILLRKSERKRQQNLEQHQRRSRP
- a CDS encoding META domain-containing protein, translated to MHRLIPQPQRAFARTSIAGAGSLALAFLLLALSGCSSHDTTPSAMTDTGSDPICDREWLLDSLTVDGREHKPSMLWKKMWRDRPYLGCDKLGVVRGSAGSNPYLGKFQLRDNGAIQWLKPPRTTRMAGRRDSSELEKDFLLALPRATHAHTHGNRLVLEGDDGTRLEFKQAGDKHAQ
- a CDS encoding META domain-containing protein; this translates as MIRNGINKVVPAWLTGLAIVIAGCMNMDSKESGPTQSPGSITSVCGDKWEMRLLRINGQAVPVDQPQEFTFLCNSDGESMGKSGINTYRGAMQITANGQILWDTASFASTKMAGPPQLMEQETQYLRALSGTRQAFVKSGGGRLILRDASGDIYIEYVKAGG